The DNA region TTCCTCGGCACCATCGCCTGGCCCGACGCGGTGGCCGGCTGCGCCCTGGTGGTCGAGCGGATGATGCTGCCGCCGGGCGCCGAGCAGTCCCGCCCCCGGGGCGCCTCCGACGCCCAGCTCGCCGAGTGGGTGGCCAACCACCCCCAGCGCGAGGAGGTGCGGATCACCGCCGCGGTGCTGCGCGACGGCCGGAAGGAGATCGCCCTGCGGCTGCGCTCCAAGGACGTCGCCCGCGAGGTGCTGACCGGCCCGGACCTGGTCCCCGGCCTGACCGACGCGCTGCTGGCGACCTTCGCCTAGATCACTTGGGGCAGGACGGCAGCGCGGAGGTCTGCCCGGAGCGGATCTGCTCCAGCGACTTCAGCGCGCCGTCCAGGGTGTCCGTCTTGATCAAGGTCAGCCCGGACGGCACGTTCTTGGTGGCCTCGGCGCAGTTCGAGGACGGGGTGAAGAAGTACTCGGCCCCGGCGTCCCGGGCGGCGATCAGCTTCATCGATATCCCGCCGATCGGGCCGACCTTGCCGTCGTCGTCGATGGTGCCGGTGCCGGCCACGAACTTGCCGCCGGTCAGGTCGCCGCCGGGGGTGAGCTTGTCGATGATGCCGAGCGAGAACATCAGCCCGGCGCTGGGGCCGCCGACGTCCTGCAGGCCGATGTCGATCTGGAACGGGTAGGTGTGCCGGATCCCGGTGCCGATGCCGACCACCGCGAGCTCGGCCCGCTCGGCCGGGGCCTTCGGGTCGAGGTCCTTGGCCCGTACGGTCGGGACGGTGACGTCGGTCCTGGTGCCCGGGGTGGCCGAGCCGTTGCCGGAGGTGTCCTTGGCCCGCGGCACCACGGTGAAGACCACCGACTCGCCGGGCTTGTGCTTGGTGACGCCGGCGACCACCTGGTCGACCGAGTCGACGGCGGTGCCGTCCACGGCGACGATCTGGTCGCCCGCGTGCAGCCGGCCCTCGGCCGGGGCCCCCGCGGTGACCGACTTGACGATCAGTTCGTTGCCGACCGGGACGCCCAGCTGCTTGAGCGCGGCGGTGCGGGCGCTGTCCTCGGAGGAGGCGAACTCCTCGGCGTTCTGCTTCTTGGCGTCGGCGTCCGACTGCCCCTTGGGGTAGACGTTGTCGTGCGGCACCACCAGCACGTCGTCGCGCATCCAGCCGATCACCGCGTTGACCAGGCTGGGCTCGTACTTCGCCCCGGTGACCTGGACGGTGGTCATGTTGAGGTGCCCGGAGGTCCGGTACGAGTCGTGGCCGGTGATGCTGATCACCGGCTTGCCACCCTGGTCGCCGAGCGTGTTGTACGTCGGGCCCGGGCTCATCTCCGTGTACGGCACCTTCATCAGCACCGAGACGCAGAGCAGCGCTATGAGCAGCAGGGTGGCAGCGAGCATCGTCGCGGAGCGGCGTGGCATGCCTCGACAGTACGGGACGCGGGTGACGCGCTGCCCGCCGGGCTACCGGCCGGAGCGCTCCCCGGGGGTGCCGGTGCCGGCGGTGGTGCGTTCCATCGCGGCCATGAAGCGCCGGTGTTCGGCGAGCGAGGCCGGGTCCCCCGTGGCCTTCGGGGCCCGCTGGGCCCAGGCCGCCCAGGCGGCGGCGACCAGGACGGCGACAACCGGAATGATCAACCAGGCGAGCGCACCCATATCAGTACTCCCAGCTCGTCGTGTCTATGAGCAGATTAACCACTCCGGCGGACAACGCGGCCGGCGCCGTCCGGGTTACGGGACGGCCGATCGGCTCACTTCCAGGGAGTATCCGGCCTACCGGATCGAACCCGTTCGAGTGAAGTCACGGCGCGCCTGACCCGAGGGACGCGCTCCGTGTGCACCCGGTTCCGCCGCCCCCGGGTGGGCAGGGGCGCGGTCAGCAGCCGTCGGCGCCGACCCACTCCTCCTCGCCGTCGGCGAACACCTGGTGCTTCCAGATCGGCACCTCGTGCTTGAGGTCGTCGATCAGCCGGCGGGCGGCCGCGAAGGCCTCGCCGCGGTGGGCGCAGGAGACGGCGACGATCACGGCCTTGTCGGTGATCTCCAACCGGCCCACCCGGTGCACCGCGGCGAGCGCCTTGACCGGGAAGTCGGCGACGACCTTCTCGGCGATCCGGCGCATCTCCTCCTCGGCCGTGGGGTGGCAGCTGTACTCCAGCGCGGCGACCGACTTGCCACCGTCGTGGTCCCGGACCGTCCCGACGAAGACGGTGGTGCCGCCGGCCGCGTCGTCGCCGACCGCCTCGTACACCTCGTCCAGCGAGAGCGGGGTGTCGCGGATGGCGAGCAGGCGGATGGGGTCGTGGTTCTCGGACATGACCCCATGATTGCCCATCCGGGGCCGACCCCGGCAAGGGGCTTCCGCATCACGATTACGAAATTTCGCATCGTGAGAATCCGAGAATCACCGCCGCCCGCCCGACCGGTTCCCCGCCCGCTCCGTACACCACGAGCCCGGACTCAGAGGCGCCGCCGCTTACGGGCCCGGCGCACCAGCGCCGCCGTACCGACCAGCGCCACCGTCGCCCCGGCCGCCCCCAGACTGGTCGCGGCCTCCTTGCCGCCCAGCCGGCGCCCCGCCACCGCGTGCTTGCCGGACACCTGCGCCAGCAGCTCGGCCAGCACCTGCTCGTTGGTGAACCCCGGACGCCAGCCCGCCTCGTACAGCCTGCTGCCGGACACCACCCACGGGTACATCGTGTACGCCAGGTCCCCCGCCGGGGCCGGGGTCAGGCCCAGCCGATGCAGCCGCGCCGCCGTCCCGAGCGCCAGCGCGGCCGGCAGCTCCATCCGCCGGATCCCCGACAGCCGCTCCACGTCCTCCTGCTCCAGCCAGCCGTCGCAGCCGACCGTCACCTCACCCTCGACCAGGCCCAGCGCCGCGTACTCCAGCGCCATCGCCAAGTCGTCGACGTGGCAGAACTGCCAGCACGGACGGGAGCCGGCCACCACCAGCAGCCGGGGCGCCTCGAAGTGCCGGGTCAGCACGGTGTCCACCCCGGGGCCCACCACCACCGCCGGGCGCAGCACCGTCACCTGCAGCCCCGGGTGGGCGCGCGGCGCCCGCCGCGCCAGGCGCTCGATCTCCAGCAGGTCCCCGACCAGCGAGGCCTCCTCGGTCGCCCGCAGCTCGGAGTCCTCGGCCAGCGGCACCTCGTTGTCGGCCAGCGCCCCGTAGACCATCGCCGAGGTGCACAACACCACCCGGTGCACCCCGGCGGCCGCGGCCGCGGTCAGCACCGTCTGCGCGCCGCGCACGTTGTAGGCGCTGCGGGCCCGCGGATCGGACTCCATGCCGAAGTCCATCGCCAGGTGCACCACCACGTCGACCCCGGCCAGCCGCTCGGCCACCGCCGGATCCCGCACGTCCAGCACCCGCCACTGCACGCCCGCGACCTCACCGCGCCGGTCGTCCACCGCCAGCACCCTGCGCACGTGCGGCGAGGCCACCAGCCGGGCGGCGACCCGCTCGCCCAGCGCACCCGCCGCACCGGTGACGGCCACGGTCAACGGCCGCCCCCCGTAGGCTGGAGGCGGCGACACCGTGGTGTCCGGGTCGTCCTCTCCTGCGGTCAGCCCAGAGCGAACGTCCGAAGGCGGGGAACTCACCGGCCATCCTCCACGGTTAGCTTATGTGCGTACGGACGTGTGTCACGTACGTCCATCCTGCCCGAGGCGAAGGCCCGGCGGTGCACCCGGCGCGGGCCTTGCGCGCGGGAGCCGCCCACGAGTCCCCCGCTCCACCGGACCCCCGGGCGGGCAGCACTTCCCGCCACACCCGCATGACGGCCGACCGGATCGAGGACCCCGTGAGCGACCTTCCCTTCGGATTCGGCGTTCCGCCCGAGGAGCCCGAGGACGGCAAGGCCAAGCCCGACGACGCGCAGAAGAAGGAGCAGGGCCAGGAAGGCACCGGCGGCCCGCAGCCGTTCGGCTTCGGAACCGGCAACCCCTTCGGCGCGATGTTCGGCATGCCCGGCACCCCGGGCGGCCCCGGCGGCGCCGGAGCCGACAACCCCTTCGCCGCGATGTTCGGCGGCCTCAACCCCGGCGACCTCGGCGCCGCCTTCCAGCAGCTCGGGCAGATGCTCTCCTTCGAGGGCGGCCCGGTGAACTGGGAACTCGCCCAGAACATCGCCCGGCAGACCGTCGTCGCCGAACCCGCCGAGGGCAAGAGCAAGGACCGCTCGGTCGGCGCCGCCGAACGCGCCGCCGTCGAGGAGGCCGTGCGCCTGGCCGACCTGTGGCTCGACGGCGTCACCGAGTTCCCCTCCGGCGCCGGCACCGCCGTCGCCTGGAGCCGCGCCGAATGGATCGAGGCCACCCTCCCGGTCTGGAAGGACCTCGTCGACCCGGTCGCCGAGCGCGTCGGCACCGCCATGGGCGGCGTCCTGCCCGAGGAGATGCAGGCCATGGCCGGCCCGCTGATGGGCATGATGCGCTCCATGGGCGGCGCCATGTTCGGCACCCAGATCGGCCAGGCGCTCGGCGCCCTGGCCGGCGAGGTCGTCGGCTCCACCGACGTCGGCCTGCCGCTCGCCCCGGCCGGCAAGGCCGCCCTGCTGCCGCAGAACGTCGCCGAGTTCGGCGAGGGCCTGAACGTGCCCGCCGAGGAGGTCCGGCTCTACCTCGCCCTGCGCGAGGCCGCCCACCAGCGGCTCTTCGCCCACGTGCCGTGGCTGCGGGCCCACCTGCTCGGCGCCGTCGAGGCCTACGCCCGCGGCATCAAGGTCGACACCTCCCGCATGGAGGAACTCGTCGGCCAGCTCGACCCGAGCAACCCGGAGGCCCTCCAGGAGGCCCTCGCCGGCGGCCTGCTCCAGCCCGAGGACACCCCCGAGCAGAAGGCCGCGCTCGCCCGCCTGGAGACCGCGCTCGCGCTGGTCGAGGGCTGGGTCGACGCCGTCGTCCACGCCGCCGCCCAACCCCACCTGCCGCAGGCCGGCGCGCTGCGCGAGACCGTCCGCCGCCGCCGCGCCGCCGGCGGGCCCGCCGAGCAGACCTTCGCCACCCTGGTCGGCCTGGAGCTGCGCCCGCGCCGACTGCGCGACGCCGCCCGGCTGTGGGCGCTGCTCGCCGACGCGCGCGGCGTCGAGGGCCGCGACGCGCTCTGGGAGCACCCCGACATGCTGCCCACCGCCGCCGACCTGGACGACCCCGACGCCTTCGTGCACCGCGGCAGCGGCGACCTGGAGGGCGGATTCGACTTCGACGCCCTCGACAGGCTGCTGGGCGAAGCCGCGGCCGGCAAGCCCGACCTCACCAAGGACGACCAGCCGAAGACCGACGAGAACGGCACCGACGGAAAGGACGAGCCCACCGCATGACGGCCACCGGGACGGGCACGTCCACCCTGCACGCGGACGCCGTCCGCACCCTGACCGACTGGCGGCCCACCGACCAGGACCAGGAACAGCTCCGGCTCGACTACCTCGCGCACCTGGCCGAGCAGCCCGAGGGCCTGTACCGGTCCTGCCTGCCCGCCCACATCACGGCGAGCGCGGCCGTCGTCGACCCGGTCGCCGGACGGGTGCTGCTCACCCTGCACCCCAAGGTCGGCAGGTGGCTGCAGATGGGCGGGCACTGCGAGCTCGGCGACGCCGACCTCGCTTCCGCCGCGCTGCGCGAGGCCGTCGAGGAGTCCGGCATCCCCGACCTCACCCTGCTGCGGGAGAACGACTCCCCCGTGCCCGCCAAGCTGGACCGCCACCAGGTCCGCTGCACCGGCAAGGACCGGCCGGAGAACACCCACCTGGACGTCCAGTACATCGCGCTGGCCCCGGCCGGGGCGCAGGCGCTGATCAGCGAGGAGTCGCTGGACCTGCGCTGGTTCGACTACGACCGGCTTCCGGAGCTCACCGACCACTCGGTGCGCGACCTGGTCGCCCGGGCCCGACGGCTGACCGCCTGACCGACTGAGGTGCGACGCGCCAAGGGGGCGCGGGCCATATCGGCCCGCGCCCCCTTTCGTGTCCCGTCCTCATCACCTGTCGCCATCGTCGCCACCCGTCATCCCGTCGTCCGCGTCGTCACCCGCAGGAAGCCGCCGGATCCGGACCGGGTGCACCGTGCCGGGCCCCCGGAATGTGCGGCAGACGGGCGGCGGACACCACGCCCTCCAGGTAGCCGCGGGCCCGCTCCGTCCGGGGATAGGCCTCCAGCAGCGCCCAGAACGCCGGACCGTGGTCCGGCACCAGCAGGTGCGCCAGCTCGTGCAGCAGCACGTAGTCCAGCACGTACTCCGGCATGCCCTGCAGCCGGTGGGACAGCCGGATCGTCCCCTCGCTGGGGGTGCACGAGCCCCAGCGCGAATTCTGATTGGTCACCCAGCGGACCTGGACGGGCTGGGCACGACCGCCCAGATGGGCCGCCGACAGCTCCCGCGCCCGGGCCATCAGGGCATCGTCCCCGAGGATCCGCCGACGCTCCTGAGCGGCGAGCTTCTCCAGCATCTGTGCGACCCAGCGCTGCTCCTCGGCGTGCGACATCCGAGCCGGAATCAGCACCACGGTGCGATCGCCCTCGCGGTAGGCGGAGACGGTACGACTCCGGCGGGCGCTGCGCCGCACCTCGACCCGGCTGCGGTCGTGTGCCTCCGGGGTCACCAGCCCGGAGGGCGGGTGCTGCGCTCTGGCCTGCTGCTTCTCGTGCTGGCTCTCGCACTGCTTCTCGCGCTGGTCCTCGTCCGGGCGCCCGCGCGTGCTCGGCGCCGCCACCTGCGACCCGGTCGCTGCACGGGCACGCCGACGCGACGCCGATGGATGGGAGTCCCGCTCGGCTGCCATGGCACACGACGTTACCCGGTACCGCTGACAGAAGTCCGGTGCCGTGGCCGAAATCTTTCACGGAGCGATCGGGAACGAAAGACCGACGCGGGGTGTCCGGAAACCGACGTCAGGGCGGATAGCCAGTTATCCACAGGGCTTGCGAACAGATGGTGTGATCATGCCCCCGGACCTGTGGATAACTTTCTGCACGCGGTCGGCACGATGGGGCATGCTGCGGTCAGCCGTCCGGAAACGATCGGAAGGGAGATCGTCGTGCGCCTCGTGCTGAAGCCCGCTCTGTCCCGCAGTTGGCGGGACTCCGAGACCCTGCAGTTCGGCACCATCACCCGGTACGCCGGGGTGCTCGGCAACGCCGACAAGACCCTGTGCGAGTTCCTCGAACTGGTCGACGGAACGCGCGACCGACCCGAGCTGCTGTCCGCCGGCGAGCGGATCGGGCTCGGCCGCGAGCCCACCGACACCCTGCTGAGCGAACTGGAGGAAACCGGACTGCTGGACGACGCGGAAGCGACCGACCGGGCGCTCTCCCGCTTCCCCCGGCCCCACCGGGACCTGCTCGGGCCCGACCTCGCCTCCCTGTCCCTGGTCCACTCCGGCCCCGGCGCCGCACCCGCGGTCCTGGCCCGGCGGGCCGAGACCAGGATCGAGGTGCGCGGCGCGGGCCGGGTCGGCGCCGCCGTCGCGGCGGTGCTCGCCGCCGCCGGTACCGGCACCGTCACCGTGGCCGACAGCGGGCGGGTCCAGCCCGGCGACTGCTCGCCCGCAGGGCTGCCGGCCGCGGACGTCGGGCGGCTGCGCGCGACGGTCGCCCGGGAGACGGTGCAGCGGGCCGCGGGCCGTCCACTGATCCCGGTGCCACGACGGAAATCCGACGACCCGCCGCCCAACTTCGTGGTCCTCGCGCCCAGGGACGGCAGCGCCGCCTTCGCGGGCGGAACGTACGAGGCCCGGCTGCTGCTCCGGGCCGGGGTGCCGCACTTGTACGTGGGCGTGGTCGAGGAGTTCGGCATCATCGGGCCGCTGGTGATCCCGGGCAGGTCCGCCTGCGGGCACTGCCTGGTGCTGCGGCGGGAGGACGAGGACGCGGCCTGGCCGCGGGTCCTGGCCCAGCTGGCGGACAACGGCCCCGGCCGGGCCCGCACACCGGCCTGCGACACCGCCCTGGCGACGGCCGTCGCCGGCCTGGCCGCACTCCACGTCCAGGTGTACCTGGACGGCGGTCGGCCACCGAGCGTCGACGGCTGGTGCGAGGTCTCGGCGGGCGACGGGATGCCCCGCCGCCTGCGGCTACGAGGACACCCGGACTGCGGCTGCCTGTGGCAGCCGCTGCCGCCGGGCTGAGGAGGAGAGGGGAGGAACGAGGGACGCACCGGACACAGGCCCGGCGGCTGCGGGGCTCAGCAGCCGCCCGACCTGAGATCCGGGCCGACACGGGTGGAGCGCCCGGCCAGGTGAGCCCATGGCCAGGTGAGCCCATGGCCAGGTGAGCCCATGGCCAGGTGAGCCCATGGCCAGGTGAGCCCATGGCCAGGTGAGCCCATGGCCAGGTGAGCCCATGGCCCGCGCCCTGCCCTGGGGCAGGGCGCGGGCCGGGAGAAGCGGGAGCCGCTGTTCCGAGGAGCGGGGCGAGGGCTGGAGGTGGGTGGGCAGGCGGCGGGTGAGGCGGGAGGAGGCGGGCGGGTGGGGGGGTGGGGGGGGAGGGGGCGGACCCCCGAAGCGTCAACAATGTGACCAAGGTCACCACTTGCGGGCAATGAGTCTCCACCGGTCCCCCGGTCTCCATTGGACAACCCGAACAAGCCACCAGAGGAGCACCCCATGCGCATCGTGATCAGCGAGTTCATCAGCCTCGACGGCGTCGTACAGGCCCCCGGCGCCCCGCAGGAGGACACCGACGGAGGCTTCGCCCACGGTGGTTGGTCCCACCGGTTCTTCGACCCGGAGACCCTCGGCCCGTTCATCAACGAGGCGATGAGCACCGCCGACGCCCTGCTCTTCGGCCGCCGCACCTGGCAGACCATGGCCGCCGCCTGGCCCGACCGGGCCGGCGACCCGCTCGCCGACCAAATGAACTCGATCAAGAAGTACGTCGTCTCCGACACCCTCGACGAGGCCGACCTCACCTGGGCGAACAGCACCCTCGTCCCCGGCACCGCGGCCGTCGAGTGGGTCCGGCAGCGGCGCGAGGCCGCCGGCGGCGACCTGCTGATCATGGGCAGCCCGACCCTCGTCCGCACCCTCCTGAGCGAGGACCTGGTGGACGAGCTCCGGCTCATGGTGATGCCCGTGCTCCTCGGCGGCGGCAAGTCGCTCTTCCCGACCGACGGCGTGCGGCGCACGCTCGAGCTGGCCTCCACCGCGATCGCCAAGACCGGTGTCCACGCGGCCACTTACCGCCGCGCCGTCGAAGCCGACGCCCCTGGCACCACCGCATGACGCCCGACCCCGCCTGCGCAGGAAGTCGACCCCGCCGACTTCCTGCGCAGGCCGCCCAGAACACCGAGCCTCACCCTGCCTCCCCGCGGCAGACGCCGCGGCGCCGCCCCGCCCGCACCGGCGACCTACCGCAACACCGAGCCCCCCGCCCGCCCCCAGAGTCCTCCCCGGCCCGCCTCACCCTGCGTCCTCCCCGCCGACGGCGCCCGCCGGATCAAGCCGCCCAACTCCCCGCAAAGGGAAGTCACCGCCCGCCGGGCCGCGTGAAATACCGGCGGACGCACTCCGGGAAGCGGGCACAATGGCCTAGTGATGGTGGGCCGTCCGGTGTCGGGGGGCCAGGGGATTGGAGGCCCGGGTGAGCGATCTTCCGCGCAAGGCAGTGACCCGCACGGCACGGCTCGCCGCCCTGCCGCTGGGGATAGCCGGCCGCGCCACGCTCGGACTGGGCAGGCGCATCGGCGGCCGCTCCGCCGAGGTGGTGACGGCCGAGCTCCAGCAGGCCACCGCGGACCAGCTGTTCAAGGTCCTGGGGGAGCTCAAGGGCGGGGCGATGAAGTTCGGGCAGGTGCTGTCCGTCTTCGAGGCCGCGCTGCCCGAGGAGGTCGCCGGACCGTACCGGGCCGCGCTCACCAAGCTGCAGGACGCCGCTCCCCCGATGCCCGCCGCCAAGGTGCACACCGCGCTGGCCCAGCGGCTCGGGGACGGGTGGCGCGAGCTGTTCCTGGAGTTCGACGACCGCCCGGCGGCGGCCGCCTCGATCGGCCAGGTGCACCGGGCGGTCTGGCACGACGGCAGACAGGTCGCGGTCAAGGTGCAGTACCCGGGCGCGGGTGACGCACTGCTCGCCGACCTCTCCCAGCTGAGCCGGGTGGCCTGGCTGCTCGGCCCGCTGATCCCCGGGCTGGACATCAAGCCGCTGATCACCGAACTGCGCGAGCGCGTCTCGGAGGAGCTGGACTACGAGCTGGAGGCGCAGGCCCAGCGTCGGCACGCCGAGGAGTTCGCGGGCGACCCGGACATCGTGGTGCCGGTCGTCGTGGCGCAGGCCGACCAGGTGCTGGTCACCGAGTGGATGGACGGCACCCCGCTGGCCGAGGTGATCGCGAACGGCACCCAGGAGGAGCGTGACCGCGCCGGGCAGCTGCTGGCCCGGTTCCTGTTCGCCGGCCCGTCCCGGACCGGCCTGCTGCACGCGGACCCGCACCCGGGCAACTTCCGGCTGTTGAAGGACGACGGACCGGTCGGCGGCTGGCGCCTGGGTGTGCTGGACTTCGGCACGGTGGACCGGCTGCCGGGCGGGCTGCCCGCGCCGATCGGGGCCTCGCTGCGGATGGCGTTGGACGGGGACGCGGCGGGCGTGCTGAAGATGCTGCGCGAGGAGGGCTTCGTGAAGCCCTCGGTCCAGCTGGACCCGGACGCGGTGCTGGACTACCTGCTGCCGATCATCGAGCCGGCCGCGGTGGACAGCTTCCACTTCACCCGGGCCTGGATGCGAGCCCAGGCGGCCCGGATCGCCGACCCGCGCTCGCCCGCCTACAACCTGGGCAAACAGCTGAACCTGCCGCCCGCGTACCTGCTGATCCACCGGGTGACGCTGAGCACCATCGGGGTGCTGTGCCAGCTGGGCGCCAAGGCACCTTTCCGCGCCGAGATGCTGGAGTGGCTGCCCGAGTTCTCCAATCGGCCGCGCACGACACCGGTCAAGCCGGTCAAGGCCGCAAACGCGGCCAAGCCCACGCAACGCACCCCGGCAACGGCCAGGAAGGCCACCAAGCCCGCCCGCCCCTGAAGGACGGCGGCAAGGACGACGGCAAGGGCGACCGCAAAGGCGACGACTCCCGACCACAACGGCCGCAGGCCGCTCCCCGCGAACGGGGGGCGGCCTGCGGCACGACGGGGGTCAGTCGGATCAGCGGCGGTCGCGCCTACATCAGCGCGACGGCGAGCGCCTTGCGGGCCCGCATGGAGGCCCGCTCGGCCCGCTGCCGGAGCTTGCGGGCCCGGACGACCCGGCTGACGAGGCGTTGCTCCTCGGCCTCCTGGAGCCTGTCTTGCATATGGGCACGGGCCAGGGATTCATGCAGAAGTTGCATCTCGAGAGTCCTGTTCTGGATCTGAAGTTCGGTGGTCTGCTCGGCGCGGACGGTGGGATCGATGGCGGCGGGGGTCATGTGGTGGTCCTGCTCGTGGTGCGTGCTCGGGAATGGGCGGGTGCTGGCCGCTGAGTCGGCCTTGGCGGCGGCGATCCGTACGGACCGGCGGAGGGCGGTGTCCAGCGGGGGCTGCTCTCCCCGGCGGACGGCCCTGACGTGGTCGGCGGGGTTCACGCCATGACCTCGGTCTTGCGCGGACGGCCACGCGGCCGCTTGCGGGCCACGACGACGCCCTGGACGAACAGCTCGCCGCCCCAGACGCCCCACGGCTCGCGGCGCTCGAGGGCGCCGGCCAGGCAGGCCTCCTTCACCGGGCAGGTGCCGCAGAGGGACTTCGCGTACTCGACGTCGGCGGGCGTCTCGGCGAAGAAGACCTCGGGGTCGAAGGCGCGGCAGGGGATGGGGAGACCGAGCGCCTCGGCCTGCTCGATCGAGTTGAGCTGCATGAACGGAACCTCCGGGGGGTCGGCCTGGTCGGCCTTGGTGATCTGGCTTGTCGGCGGTACGGACGGGATGGGCGGCGTGATGACCGTGGACACTGTTGGCGTCTTCCTCGTCTTCTCAGTGGTTCCGGCCCAGTGGACTGGTGGTCTGGGCCGGAGGCCCCGGGGGGCCTGGGTGGTCTTGCGTACCGGACAAAACAGAAGGGCCGCGGATCCCGGTGTGACGGGTTCCGCGGCCCTGGAGGCGCCGACCTGAGGCTGACTCAGGTTCGTTCTCTCCAGGGTTCAGGCCCGCGGAAGGCCCGCATCCGGATGGCCTTGGCGCCGATGAAGGCGGCCGCGGCCTGGTTGATCTGCTGCTCGTTCTGCTTCTGGGCGTTTCCGGCACCGATGACCTGCGCATAGCCGCCATGCATGGCGGCGGCTACGGCCGCCTTCGGTGCCTGGGTCGGTCGCTCATCGCACTCGGGACGCGAAAAGCCGACCGACGCCCAGTCACGGGACAGACCGGTCTCGACAACGGTGCCTTCGACACTCCTGCCGCCCGTGAGGCAAAGATCAGTGTGTCCAAGACCACTGACAACGGAGGCAACGGAGGCGACGGAGACACCGGTGGCGTCGAGACCCAGACCGGTTCCACCGAGCTCGGCGAGCGCCCGCAGACGGGCGGCACGCAGGGAGGCAGCGACAACGGTCTGGCCAGTCATTTTGGTGATCATGATGTTTCCCACTGTCTTCGCCTCCTCTCGGCGTCTCGCGGAGCCTGGTTCCCCTGGCTCCGAATGTTCGGATGTCTGTCTCGGTAAAGCTGTGGGGCGAGGGGAATCGGCACAGGTTTCACCCCGTGCGACCGCGTCCCCTTGACCGCTCCGGCAGGCTATTGCGCTCCCGGTATGCCGCGCAAACTATTTTTCACGCGAGTTCACGCGACGCCATCGACGGCACGATCCGCGCGGTGTTCCGCGGCAGTCCGCGCGGCGTTCCGCAGCGGTCGCCGCGACGTCCCGCGGCGCTCGCCACGACCGTCCGCGGCGGTTGCGAAGTCCCCCGAGCAGTCCCCTGGACCGCGCCCGCGCCGGCTCACGCCGGATCGACCGGACCGTCGTCCTCGACGCCGTCCGGATCCTCCTCGGGCTCCTCCCCCGCGCACAAAGAGAGCACGGCAGCCCCGTACTTGTCCAGCTTCATGGCGCCGACCCCCGAGATCAGGGCCAGTTCCCGGTGGCCGGCGGGCACGTCCTCGGCGATCGCCATCAGCGTCGCGTCGGTGAACACCACGTACGCCGGGACGCCCTGCCCCTTCGCCACCCGGGACCGCCACTCGCGCAGCCGCTCGTACAGCGCCTCGTCCATCGTGGACGGGCAGTCCTCGCAGCGGCGCAGCTTGCGTTCGACGGCGTCGGTGAGCGGCTTGTCGCAGACCCGGCACTTGACCGGGCCGCGGACCCGCCGGGCGGCCGAGCGCTCGCCGGGTTCGACGCTCCCCCGCCCGCCGCGCGCGCCGGTGCGTGCGCCCGGGGCGGTGGAGCCGGGGCGCAGCCCGTCCATGAAGCGGCTGGGCTTGCGGGAGGCGCGGCCGCCCGGGGAGCGGGAGAGGGCCCAGGAGAGGCTGAGGTGTTTGCGGGCGCGGGTGACGCCGACGTAGAGGAGGCGGCGTTCCTCCTCGATCTGTTCGTCGGTCTTGGCGTAGATGATCGGCAGGGTGCCCTCGGTGAGGCCGACGAGGAAGACGGCG from Kitasatospora cathayae includes:
- a CDS encoding molybdenum cofactor biosynthesis protein MoaE, giving the protein MSENHDPIRLLAIRDTPLSLDEVYEAVGDDAAGGTTVFVGTVRDHDGGKSVAALEYSCHPTAEEEMRRIAEKVVADFPVKALAAVHRVGRLEITDKAVIVAVSCAHRGEAFAAARRLIDDLKHEVPIWKHQVFADGEEEWVGADGC
- a CDS encoding M48 metallopeptidase family protein, whose product is MAAPSTRGRPDEDQREKQCESQHEKQQARAQHPPSGLVTPEAHDRSRVEVRRSARRSRTVSAYREGDRTVVLIPARMSHAEEQRWVAQMLEKLAAQERRRILGDDALMARARELSAAHLGGRAQPVQVRWVTNQNSRWGSCTPSEGTIRLSHRLQGMPEYVLDYVLLHELAHLLVPDHGPAFWALLEAYPRTERARGYLEGVVSAARLPHIPGARHGAPGPDPAASCG
- a CDS encoding zinc-dependent metalloprotease, translated to MSDLPFGFGVPPEEPEDGKAKPDDAQKKEQGQEGTGGPQPFGFGTGNPFGAMFGMPGTPGGPGGAGADNPFAAMFGGLNPGDLGAAFQQLGQMLSFEGGPVNWELAQNIARQTVVAEPAEGKSKDRSVGAAERAAVEEAVRLADLWLDGVTEFPSGAGTAVAWSRAEWIEATLPVWKDLVDPVAERVGTAMGGVLPEEMQAMAGPLMGMMRSMGGAMFGTQIGQALGALAGEVVGSTDVGLPLAPAGKAALLPQNVAEFGEGLNVPAEEVRLYLALREAAHQRLFAHVPWLRAHLLGAVEAYARGIKVDTSRMEELVGQLDPSNPEALQEALAGGLLQPEDTPEQKAALARLETALALVEGWVDAVVHAAAQPHLPQAGALRETVRRRRAAGGPAEQTFATLVGLELRPRRLRDAARLWALLADARGVEGRDALWEHPDMLPTAADLDDPDAFVHRGSGDLEGGFDFDALDRLLGEAAAGKPDLTKDDQPKTDENGTDGKDEPTA
- a CDS encoding NUDIX hydrolase — protein: MTATGTGTSTLHADAVRTLTDWRPTDQDQEQLRLDYLAHLAEQPEGLYRSCLPAHITASAAVVDPVAGRVLLTLHPKVGRWLQMGGHCELGDADLASAALREAVEESGIPDLTLLRENDSPVPAKLDRHQVRCTGKDRPENTHLDVQYIALAPAGAQALISEESLDLRWFDYDRLPELTDHSVRDLVARARRLTA
- a CDS encoding YlbL family protein produces the protein MPRRSATMLAATLLLIALLCVSVLMKVPYTEMSPGPTYNTLGDQGGKPVISITGHDSYRTSGHLNMTTVQVTGAKYEPSLVNAVIGWMRDDVLVVPHDNVYPKGQSDADAKKQNAEEFASSEDSARTAALKQLGVPVGNELIVKSVTAGAPAEGRLHAGDQIVAVDGTAVDSVDQVVAGVTKHKPGESVVFTVVPRAKDTSGNGSATPGTRTDVTVPTVRAKDLDPKAPAERAELAVVGIGTGIRHTYPFQIDIGLQDVGGPSAGLMFSLGIIDKLTPGGDLTGGKFVAGTGTIDDDGKVGPIGGISMKLIAARDAGAEYFFTPSSNCAEATKNVPSGLTLIKTDTLDGALKSLEQIRSGQTSALPSCPK
- a CDS encoding PPA1309 family protein, which encodes MSDASDLNNSPDDVSKLPAATPLTRAALEIDEYAATLGWDLPARLFALVDSAALRKADPRIAKQLGLEEGDEPGLTPVEQDELPAGMELDKFLGTIAWPDAVAGCALVVERMMLPPGAEQSRPRGASDAQLAEWVANHPQREEVRITAAVLRDGRKEIALRLRSKDVAREVLTGPDLVPGLTDALLATFA
- a CDS encoding NAD-dependent epimerase/dehydratase family protein: MSSPPSDVRSGLTAGEDDPDTTVSPPPAYGGRPLTVAVTGAAGALGERVAARLVASPHVRRVLAVDDRRGEVAGVQWRVLDVRDPAVAERLAGVDVVVHLAMDFGMESDPRARSAYNVRGAQTVLTAAAAAGVHRVVLCTSAMVYGALADNEVPLAEDSELRATEEASLVGDLLEIERLARRAPRAHPGLQVTVLRPAVVVGPGVDTVLTRHFEAPRLLVVAGSRPCWQFCHVDDLAMALEYAALGLVEGEVTVGCDGWLEQEDVERLSGIRRMELPAALALGTAARLHRLGLTPAPAGDLAYTMYPWVVSGSRLYEAGWRPGFTNEQVLAELLAQVSGKHAVAGRRLGGKEAATSLGAAGATVALVGTAALVRRARKRRRL